In one Solanum lycopersicum chromosome 11, SLM_r2.1 genomic region, the following are encoded:
- the LOC138339294 gene encoding uncharacterized protein, which yields MSVEEYSLNFTMFYKYAPSLVSNPRDEMRRFLTGVADLVKGECRTTMLHGDMNLSRLMVYAQSIEDSKLNKVSRNLKRSGPSEQNQPRSQIQNEPRDPKVKIEKGSGSQDGKPTCATCGKKHYGKCLVGDGNCFGCGKDGHKVRDCPTIAARGKEGKKVHPSVPDDDVSRRNRFYSL from the coding sequence atgagtgttgaggagtattccttgaattTCACTATGTTCTATaagtatgctccatccttggtgtctaaccctagggatgagatgCGTAGATTTTTGACCGGTGTTGCCGACCTCGTGAAAGGAGAGTGTCGTACGACCATGCTCCATGGTGACATGAACTTGTCTAGgctcatggtgtatgctcaatccATAGAGGATTCCAAGCTTAATAAGGTTTCTAGAAACTTGAAGAGGAGTGGACCAAGTGAGCAAAACCAACCTAGgtctcaaattcaaaatgaACCTAGAGATCCTAAGGTCAAAATTGAGAAGGGTAGTGGTTCTCAAGATGGTAAGCCTACTTGTGCTACTTGTGGGAAGAAACACTATGGGAAATGTCTAGTTGGTGATGggaattgttttggttgtggtaaggatGGACACAAAGTGAGGGACTGTCCTACTATTGCGGCTAGAGGAAAGGAAGGTAAGAAAGTTCATCCAAGTGTTCCGGATGATGATGTTTCAAGGAGGAATCGCTTCTATTCACTCTGA